The Loxodonta africana isolate mLoxAfr1 chromosome 12, mLoxAfr1.hap2, whole genome shotgun sequence genome segment CAAGGACGCTGGGCTTGCCTGACAATCACACCCCTGCCCACATGCACTGTGCTCAACAAGGCACTAAGGGCCACCCTGCCCGCTGGCTACCCCATGGCCTAGGAAGTGCACAGGACAGCAGTGCGTGGGTACTCACCTGCTCCCCAGAGCCCTCTCCCACTGGGAGCTGACTGGAGTCTCCATCCTCAGGGGCCGTCTTAGTGGCAGAAGAGCCTCCTTCCTCCAGGCTGGGAACATGAGGATAGATGTGGCCACCTCCTATGGGAGCTGAGGTCTCCTGGTGGCCAGGCTGCATGTCCCTGGGGGAATGGGTGGTGGGGGGTGCCTGAGCCGTACTGGTTCTTGCTGTTGAGGCCTGGTGGGTGGTTGGGTGCTGTGCGGTCTCACTGGGTAGGTGGGATGTCTCcttctcctgaactgtgaggccCGGCTCCACTTCTGTCAGACGCACTGATCCTTGCTCCTCAGGCCCCTCTACAGCGGGCAGGATGGAGGCAGCAATGGTCTCCGTGCTGGTGGGCTCTGGACTCGTGGGTGTGGTCGTCAGGAGCCACATGTCCTTCCAGGTGGAGGGGGTCTGGTTTGACAAGGCAATGTCTGGCAAAGCACCTGCAGGGCCAGAAGCAGAGCTTGTGGGCTGGGGAAGGCACCAGAGCAGCCAGGCTAGCTGAGCACAGGCTGGCAGGTGGGCACGAGGAAGGCAGACCCCAGGCCCTGATTCCCAGGCCAGCAAGGAGAGCAGCCCTTCCTGCCATGAGAAGTGGTATCCCCCAGGGTAGAACTGGCTGAGGCAAAATTCATCTTTGGTGACAGACAAAGAAAGCTGCCTTTTCCACAGCAAGTGCCTGGCAGCCTGGTCTCTAGAATCATGAGAAAGACACCAAGGCCATCTGGGAAGGAGTCTTTCCCGTGATGGATGGTGCCCACTCACGGGGTGGGGGGCGTCCTCAGAGGTACGAGTGCCTTGTCCCCAGTGCACACACGTCTCTGGTACCCCTCCCTGCTCCAGGTGCCCTCTCCCCCGAGAAGGGCCTATGTTCCCAAGCCCAGAGGCCTATATCCCACCTGTCAGCTCTTGCACCTGCACTTGGGCCACCTTTGCCACTAAGATGGCCTCAGCCCTCTGTTCTTAGCTCTCACCATCTTCCTAGGTCCAACTCCAGGGCCAGCTCCCCAGGAGACCCCCCTGACCACCTCTAGCTCAGTGATCTCTCTCCACCCCGGCAAGTGGAAATGGGAAATTGAGGGACATTTGTCAGAGACCTATACCCCACCAGGCTCTGTTGTCTTACCCTTCTCCACAACCTTGTGAGGTCCAcatattactcccattttacagatgagaaaacagaggctcagagaagtcaaaTCACTTTCCAAAGGGTACCCAGTAAGTAAAGGGGAGAATATGAACTTGAGTCTGTCTACAGCAGGCAGTCCCCAGGGCCTTCTGGAACGCTCAGCATTCACCTCACCCCCATGAGTGTTTTCTCCTCAACCAGGCAGCTCCTTGCAGTGTGGACCCATTCTCTTCCCCAGCATTGCCCCTGGGGCCCAGCTGAGGGGGGGCGGCTGTGCActcagtaagtgctcagtaaacgcTCTGTTGCCATTTGGGGGTTAGGGTCCCCCCAGTGCCAGCCTCACCTGCACCCGAGCCGGAGAAGTTGTCAGAG includes the following:
- the SDC1 gene encoding syndecan-1; translation: MRRAALWLWFCLLALRLQSALPQTVVTNVPPEDQDGSGDDSDNFSGSGAGALPDIALSNQTPSTWKDMWLLTTTPTSPEPTSTETIAASILPAVEGPEEQGSVRLTEVEPGLTVQEKETSHLPSETAQHPTTHQASTARTSTAQAPPTTHSPRDMQPGHQETSAPIGGGHIYPHVPSLEEGGSSATKTAPEDGDSSQLPVGEGSGEQDFVFETPEDTAVVAAVEPDQRNQAPVDDGATGASQSFLDRKEVLGGVIAGGIVGLIFAVCLVGFMLYRMKKKDEGSYSLEEPKQANGGAYQKPTKQEEFYA